In Callospermophilus lateralis isolate mCalLat2 chromosome 19, mCalLat2.hap1, whole genome shotgun sequence, the following are encoded in one genomic region:
- the Mpv17l gene encoding mpv17-like protein: protein MAGWWRALTRAAQRYPWPTNVLLYAGLFSAGDALQQRLRGGPADWRQTRRVATLAVTFHANFNYVWLRLLERALPGRAPRVVLTKVLCDQLFGGPIALSAFYVGMSILQEKDDVLLDLKQKFWNTYKHSNHVFPYSRQV from the exons ATGGCTGGATGGTGGCGGGCGCTGACGCGCGCGGCCCAGCGCTACCCGTGGCCCACTAACGTCCTGCTGTACGCCGGGCTCTTCTCGGCCGGCGACGCGCTCCAGCAGCGGCTGCGGGGCGGCCCGGCAGACTGGCGCCAGACGCGGCGCGTGGCCACCCTGGCCGTGACCTTCCACGCCAACTTCAACTACGTGTGGCTGCGCCTGCTGGAGCGCGCGCTGCCCGGCCGTGCGCCGCGCGTGGTCCTGACCAAGGTGCTGTGCGACCAGCTGTTCGGAGGGCCCATCGCCCTCTCGGCCTTCTATGTCG GTATGAGCATTCTTCAGGAAAAGGATGACGTACTTTTGGACCTGAAACAGAAATTTTGGAATACGTAT aaacattctaatCATGTTTTTCCTTATTCCAGACAGGTCTGA